In one window of Megalopta genalis isolate 19385.01 chromosome 8, iyMegGena1_principal, whole genome shotgun sequence DNA:
- the LOC117225149 gene encoding uncharacterized protein LOC117225149, with amino-acid sequence MAQWISFVLLVVAATIAVTESRVIPAEPVSVMLDPYGNPIVFLREKRTPVQPFPQRAMMFSGYYRPVRRSNPGSQATGVFAQGNAVSGEAFIGGMQAPHLNNGPEPIEESEVSSAEAQAAPADPEESYNEEEQTPAQQEDRYQPEGHHRQDEHYPQPEQHPSQEEYPVEEDQDRHQQGILPPQEQPQPESSPAFTTEATPVSPVNEPVNPTSEAPARPKVHRVKKPKKPPVVVEDDDEEDEEDDEEDVSVPFVPFKGNRRRQNYPNLNNYFPMVFSFPGGSTRSGSPGSPPGSVTAIANSYSTGKGGVASSVATAYGGSPNGKKKRPATTEE; translated from the exons ATGGCGCAATGGATCAGCTtcgtcctcctcgtcgtcgCGGCGACGATCGCGGTCACGGAGTCCAGAGTTATTCCTGCTGAACCCG TTTCAGTGATGTTGGATCCTTATGGCAACCCTATAGTCTTCCTGCGAGAGAAAAGGACGCCCGTGCAGCCTTTTCCTCAGAGGGCAATGATGTTCAGCGGATACTACAGGCCAGTGCGACGATCGAATCCTGGCAGCCAAGCGACAGGAGTGTTCGCGCAGGGCAACGCTGTCAGCGGCGAGGCATTTATCGGCGGAATGCAAGCACCGCACTTGAACAATGGCCCGGAACCGATCGAGGAATCGGAAGTCTCGAGCGCAGAGGCCCAAGCGGCGCCTGCTGACCCCGAAGAGTCCTACAACGAGGAGGAGCAAACCCCGGCGCAGCAAGAGGATCGATACCAGCCCGAAGGACATCACCGTCAGGACGAACACTATCCTCAACCGGAACAGCATCCTTCGCAAGAGGAGTACCCTGTGGAAGAGGATCAAGATCGTCATCAGCAAGGAATTCTTCCTCCTCAG GAGCAACCGCAGCCTGAGTCCTCACCAGCGTTCACCACCGAAGCAACACCGGTCAGTCCAGTCAACGAACCCGTTAATCCTACTTCCGAAGCTCCCGCGAGGCCCAAGGTGCACCGTGTTAAGAAACCCAAGAAGCCTCCGGTAGTAGTcgaagacgacgacgaggaaGACGAAGAGGATGACGAAGAAGATGTGTCCGTTCCCTTCGTGCCCTTCAAGGGCAACCGTCGTCGACAGAACTACCCGAATTTGAACAACTACTTCCCGATGGTGTTCAGCTTCCCCGGCGGGTCCACGCGATCTGGATCCCCCGGGTCTCCTCCGGGATCCGTGACTGCGATTGCTAACAGTTACTCCACTGGTAAAGGAGGAGTCGCCAGTTCGGTCGCCACTGCATACGGAGGATCTCCTAACGG AAAAAAGAAGCGCCCAGCAACCACCGAGGAATAA